In Flavobacterium piscisymbiosum, the sequence TCCCAAATTGGTTTATGAAACACTTTTTAATTGCATCATTTATTATGATCACTTGCTCTACGTGGGCACAATCTGCAACTGGCTATTTTGACAAAGCCATGAAAAAAGCCGAAGCCGGCAACACAAAAGGCGCAATTGCCGATTACACAAAAGCCATTAGCATGAATTCTAAATTCGTCGAAGCGTACCAAAATCGTGGTGTTGCAAAATTTAAACTCAACGATCTAAAAGGCGCTCAAGCTGATTTTAGCAAAACAATCGACCTCGACAGTATGAACGCAGATGCATTTACCGGCAGAGCCAATGTAAATTACAAACTAAACAACTTTAAAGAAACCGTTGACGATTGCACCTCATCACTTGGTTTAAA encodes:
- a CDS encoding tetratricopeptide repeat protein, with the translated sequence MKHFLIASFIMITCSTWAQSATGYFDKAMKKAEAGNTKGAIADYTKAISMNSKFVEAYQNRGVAKFKLNDLKGAQADFSKTIDLDSMNADAFTGRANVNYKLNNFKETVDDCTSSLGLNPKDYIAYNLRALAYNKMGDKKNACKDFSKAIELGSQSAIKNKATFCK